The following are encoded in a window of Peromyscus leucopus breed LL Stock chromosome X, UCI_PerLeu_2.1, whole genome shotgun sequence genomic DNA:
- the Dynlt3 gene encoding dynein light chain Tctex-type 3, which yields MEEYQRPCDEIAFNADEAQNIVKECVDGVLGGEDYNQDNINQWTASIVEQSLAHLVKLGKAYKYIVTCAVVQRSAYGFHTASSCFWDTTSDGTCTVRWENRTMNCIVNVFAIAIVL from the exons ATGGAGGAGTACCAAAGGCCCTGTGACGAG aTTGCCTTCAATGCTGATGAAGCCCAAAATATAGTCAAAGAG TGTGTTGATGGAGTTTTAGGAGGTGAGGACTACAATCAAGACAACATCAACCAGTGGACTGCAAGCATCGTGGAGCAATCCCTTGCACATTTGGTTAAGCTTGGCAAAGCTTATAAGTACATTG TGACCTGTGCTGTGGTCCAGAGGAGTGCATATGGATTTCACACAGCCAGCTCATGTTTTTGGGATACTACATCTGATG gaacCTGTACTGTGAGATGGGAGAATCGTACCATGAACTGCATCGTTAATGTTTTTGCGATTGCAATTGTCCTGTAA